A genomic stretch from Capricornis sumatraensis isolate serow.1 chromosome 4, serow.2, whole genome shotgun sequence includes:
- the SBF1 gene encoding myotubularin-related protein 5 isoform X2: MARLADYFVLVAFGPHPRGSGEGQGQILQRFPEKDWEDNPFPQGIELFCQPSGWQLCPERNPPTFFVAVLTDINSERHYCACLTFWEPVEPTQEGPCAQDGAERDEEADEGGPGALPTPTPGPPGQLFAPKTLVLVSRLDHVEVFRNSLGLIYTIHVEGLNVGLENVVGNLLTCVIPLAGGSQRTISLGAGDRQVIQTPLSDSLPISRCSVALLFRQLGITNVLSLFCAALTEHKVLFLSRSYQRLSDACRGLLALLFPLRYSFTYVPILPAQLLEVLSTPTPFIIGVNASFQAEAQELLDVIVADLDGGTVTVPECVHIPPLPEPLQSQTHSILSMVLDPELELADLAFPPPSTSISSLKMQDKELRAVFLRLFAQLLQGYRWCLHTVRIHPEPVIRFHKAAFLGQRGLVEDDFLMKVLEGMAFAGFVSERGVPYRPTDLFDELVAHEVVRMRADENHPQRVLRHVKELAEQLYKNENPYPAVAMHKVQRPGEASHLRRAPRPFPRLDEGMVQWIVDQAAAKMQGAPPAVKAEKRTTVPSGPPMTAIVERSGGLHGNSARRLEVVRNCISYVFEGKMLEAKKLLPAVLRALKGRAARRCLAQELHLHVQQSRAVLDHQQFDFVVRMMNCCLQDCTSLDEHGIAAALLPLVTAFCRKLSPGVTQFAYSCVQEHVVWSTPQFWEAMFYGDVQTHIRALYLEAAEDRDPFSAGEAPVQDERSALDVASEQRRLWPTLSREKQQELVQKEESTVFSQAIHYANRMSYLLLPLDSSKSRLLRERPGLGELESASNSLVTNSMAGSVAESYDTESGFEDAETCDVAGAVVRFINRFVDKVCTESGVTSDHLKGLHVMVPDIVQMHIETLEAVHRESKRLPPIQKPKLLRPRLLPGEECVLDGLRVYLLPDGREEGAGGPGGGPALLPAEGAVFLTTYRVIFTGMPTDPLVGEQVVVRSFPVAALTKEKRISVQTPVDQLLQDGLQLRSCTFQLLKMAFDEEVGSDSAELFRKQLHKLRYPPDIRGTFALTLGSAHTPGRPPRATKDKGPSFRTLSRNLVKNAKKTIGRQYVTRKKYNAPSWEHRGQPPPEDQEDEISVSEELEPSTLTPSSALKPSDRMTMSSLVERACCRDYQRLGLGTLSSSLSRAKSEPFRISPVNRMYAICRSYPGLLIVPQSVQDNALQRVSRCYRQNRFPVVCWRSGRSKAVLLRSGGLHGKGVVGLFKAQNAPSPGQSQADSSSLEQEKYLQAVVSSMPRYADASGRNTLSGFSSAHMGSHGKWGSVRASGRSGGLSTDVGSRLAGVVPPQANGAPADPGFLRPQRAALYIIGDKAQLKGVRPDPLQQWELVPIEVFEARQVKASFKKLLKACVPGCPATEPGPASFLRSLEDSEWLIQIHKLLQVSVLVVELLDSGSSVLVSLEDGWDITTQVVSLVQLLSDPFYRTLEGFRLLVEKEWLSFGHRFSHRGAHTLAGQSSGFTPVFLQFLDCVHQIHLQFPMEFEFSPFYLKFLGYHHVSRRFRTFLLDSDYERIELGLLYEEKGDRRAPQACRSVWEYVERLSKRTPVFYNYMYAPEDAEVLRPYSNVSNLKVWDFYTEETLAEGPPYDWELAQGPPEPPEEERPDGGAPQSRRRVVWPCYDSRPRAQPDAISRLLEEMQRLETELGRPPERWKDAWDRVKAAQRLEGRPDGRGTPSSLLVSSVPHHRRSLGVYLQEGPVGSTLSLSLDSDQSSGSSVSSSRQAARRSTSTLYSQFQTAESENRSYEGTLYKKGAFMKPWKARWFVLDKTKHQLRYYDHRADTECKGVIDLAEVEAVAPGTPAMGAPKTVDEKAFFDVKTTRRVYNFCAQDVPSAQQWVDQIQSCLSDA; the protein is encoded by the exons ATGGCACGGCTCGCGGACTACTTCGTGCTGGTGGCGTTCGGGCCGCACCCGCGCG GGAGTGGGGAAGGCCAGGGCCAGATCCTGCAGCGCTTCCCGGAGAAGGACTGGGAGGACAACCCATTCCCTCAGGGCATCGAGCTG TTCTGCCAGCCCAGCGGGTGGCAGCTGTGTCCTGAGCGGAACCCGCCCACCTTCTTCGTCGCTGTCCTCACCGACATCAACTCCGAGCGGCACTACTGTGCCTGCCTGACCTTCTGGGAGCCTGTGGAGCCCACGCAg GAAGGTCCGTGCGCCCAGGATGGCGCCGAGCGGGATGAGGAGGCCGATGAGGGGGGCCCGGGGGCACTGCCCACCCCGACGCCCGGCCCGCCCGGCCAGCTGTTTGCTCCAAAGACGCTGGTGTTGGTGTCACGGCTGGACCACGTGGAGGTGTTCAGG AACAGCCTCGGCCTCATTTACACCATCCACGTAGAGGGTCTGAACGTGGGCCTGGAGAACGTGGTCGGGAACCTGCTGACCTGCGTCATCCCCTTGGCCGGGGGCTCGCAG AGAACCATCTCTTTGGGCGCTGGGGACCGGCAGGTCATTCAGACCCCGCTCAGCGACTCGCTGCCCATCAGCCGCTGCAGCGTGGCCCTGTTGTTCCGCCAGCTGG GCATCACCAACGTGCTGTCCCTGTTCTGCGCGGCGCTCACTGAGCACAAGGTGCTCTTCCTGTCGCGGAGCTACCAGCGGCTCTCGGACGCCTGCCGGGGACTCCTGGCGTTGCTGTTCCCGCTCAGATACAG CTTCACCTACGTGCCCATCCTGCCGGCACAGCTCCTGGAGGTGCTCAGCACGCCCACGCCCTTCATCATCGGAGTCAACGCCTCCTTCCAGGCAGAGGCCCAGGAGCTG CTGGACGTGATTGTTGCTGATCTGGATGGCGGGACGGTGACTGTCCCCGAGTGTGTGCACATTCCTCCCCTGCCTGAGccactgcagagtcagacacacagcaTCCTGAGCATG GTCCTGGATCCGGAGCTGGAGCTGGCTGATCTCGCCTTCCCTCCACCTTCGACGTCCATTTCCTCCCTGAAGATGCAG GACAAGGAGCTGCGCGCCGTCTTCCTGCGGCTCTTTGCTCAGCTCCTGCAAGGCTACCGTTGGTGTCTGCACACGGTCCGCATCCACCCGGAGCCCGTCATCCGCTTCCATAAG GCAGCTTTCCTGGGTCAGCGCGGGCTGGTGGAGGATGATTTCCTGATGAAGGTGCTGGAGGGCATGGCCTTCGCAGGCTTCGTGTCAGAACGCGGGGTCCCCTACCGCCCGACGGACCTGTTTGATGAG CTGGTGGCCCATGAAGTCGTTCGGATGCGGGCAGACGAGAACCACCCCCAGCGAGTTCTCCGTCACGTCAAGGAACTGGCCGAGCAGCTGTACAAGAAC GAGAACCCGTACCCAGCTGTGGCTATGCACAAGGTGCAGCGGCCAGGCGAGGCCAGCCACCTGCGGCGGGCACCCCGGCCCTTCCCCCGGCTGGACGAGGGCATGGTGCAGTGGATCGTGGACCAGGCCGCCGCCAAGATGCAGGGCGCGCCCCCAGCCGTGAAGGCTGAGAAGAGGACCACTGTGCCCTCGGGGCCGCCCATGA CGGCCATCGTGGAGCGGAGTGGCGGGCTGCATGGCAACAGCGCGCGCCGGCTGGAGGTGGTCCGGAACTGCATCTCCTACGTGTTCGAGGGGAAGATGCTGGAGGCCAAGAAG CTGCTCCCAGCTGTGCTGAGGGCCCTGAAGGGGCGCGCGGCCCGCCGCTGCCTTGCCCAGGAGCTGCACCTGCACGTGCAGCAGAGCCGGGCCGTCCTGGACCACCAGCAGTTCGACTTCGTGGTCCGCATGATGAACTGCTGTCTGCAG GACTGCACCTCCCTGGATGAGCACGGCATCGCAGCTGCCTTGCTGCCCCTGGTCACTGCCTTCTGCCGG AAGCTGAGCCCAGGGGTGACGCAGTTTGCCTACAGCTGCGTGCAGGAACACGTGGTCTGGAGCACGCCGCAGTTCTGGGAGGCCATGTTCTACGGGGACGTGCAGACCCACATCCGGGCCCTTTACCTGGAGGCTGCTGAGGACCGAGACCCCTTCTCG GCAGGGGAGGCCCCCGTGCAGGACGAGCGCTCTGCCCTGGACGTGGCGTCTGAGCAGAGGCGCCTGTGGCCCACGCTGAGCCGGGAGAAGCAGCAGGAGCTGGTGCAGAAGGAGGAGAGCACCGTCTTCAGCCAGGCCATCCACTACGCCAACCGCATGAGCTACCTGCTTCTGCCCCTGGACAGCAGCAAGAGCCGCCTGCTTCGGGAGCGCCCGGGGCTGGGCGAGCTCGAGAGCGCCAGCAACAGCCTTGTCACCAACAG CATGGCAGGCAGCGTGGCAGAGAGCTATGACACGGAGAGCGGCTTCGAGGACGCAGAGACCTGTGATGTGGCCGGGGCTGTGGTCCGCTTCATCAACCGCTTTGTGGACAAGGTCTGCACAGAGAGTGGGGTCACCAGCGACCACCTCAAGGGGCTGCATGTCATGGTGCCAG ACATTGTCCAGATGCACATCGAGACCCTGGAGGCCGTGCACAGAGAGAGCAAGAGGCTGCCCCCCATCCAGAAG CCCAAGCTGCTTCGGCCCCGCTTGCTGCCCGGAGAGGAGTGTGTGCTGGACGGCCTTCGTGTCTACCTGTTGCCTGACGGGCGAGAGGAGGGCGCGGGGGGGCCCGGAGGCGGCCCTGCGCTGCTGCCAGCCGAAGGCGCCGTGTTCCTCACCACGTACCGGGTCATCTTCACGGGGATGCCCACCGACCCCCTGG TGGGGGAGCAGGTGGTGGTCCGCTCCTTCCCGGTGGCTGCGCTGACCAAGGAGAAGCGCATCAGCGTCCAGACCCCTGTGGACCAGCTCCTGCAGGACGGGCTGCAGCTGCGCTCCTGCACCTTCCAG CTGCTGAAGATGGCATTTGACGAGGAGGTGGGGTCTGACAGCGCTGAGCTCTTCCGCAAGCAGCTGCACAAGCTGCGGTACCCCCCCGACATCAGAGGCACGTTCGCACTCACCCTGGGTTCTGCCCACACCCCCGGCCGGCCGCCCCGTGCCACCAAGGACAAGGGACCTTCCTTCAG GACCCTATCCAGGAACCTGGTGAAGAACGCCAAGAAGACTATCGGGCGGCAGTATGTCACGCGGAAGAAGTACAACGCCCCCAGCTGGGAGCACCGGGGCCAGCCGCCCCCGGAGGACCAGGAGGATGAGAtctctg TTTCGGAGGAGCTGGAGCCCAGCACACTGACGCCGTCGTCAGCCCTGAAGCCCTCCGACCGCATGACCATGAGCAGCCTGGTGGAGCGGGCGTGCTGCCGGGACTACCAGCGCTTGGGGCTGGGCACACTGAGCAGCAGCCTGAGCCGAGCCAAGTCTGAGCCCTTCCGGATCTCCCCGGTGAACCGCATGTACGCCATCTGCCGCAG CTACCCCGGGCTGTTGATCGTGCCCCAGAGCGTCCAGGACAACGCTCTGCAGCGCGTCTCCCGCTGCTACCGCCAGAACCGCTTTCCGGTGGTCTGCTGGCGCAGCGGGCGCTCCAAGGCTGTGTTGCTGCGCTCTGGAGGCCTGCACGGCAAGGGTGTCGTAGGCCTCTTCAAGGCCCAGAATGCTCCTTCTCCAG gccagtCCCAGGCGGACTCCAGCAGCCTGGAACAGGAGAAGTATCTGCAGGCCGTGGTCAGCTCCATGCCGCGATACGCGGATGCATCTGGCCGCAACACGCTCAGCGGCTTCTCCTCCGCCCACATGGGCAGCCATG GTAAATGGGGCAGCGTCCGGGCCAGCGGGCGCAGTGGTGGGCTCAGCACTGATGTGGGCTCCCGGCTAGCAGGTGTGGTCCCCCCCCAGGCCAACGGGGCCCCTGCTGACCCAGGCTTTCTGCGGCCGCAGCGTGCAGCCCTCTATATCATTGGAGACAAAGCCCAGCTGAAG GGTGTGCGGCCAGACCCCCTGCAGCAGTGGGAGCTGGTGCCCATTGAGGTGTTCGAGGCACGGCAGGTGAAGGCGAGCTTCAAGAAGCTGCTAAAGGCCTGTGTCCCTGGCTGTCCTGCCACCGAGCCTGGTCCTGCCTCCTTCCTGCGCTCACTGGAAGACTCAGAGTGGCTCATCCAG ATCCACAAGCTGCTGCAGGTGTCGGTGCTGGTGGTGGAGCTCCTGGATTCGGGCTCCTCCGTCCTGGTGAGCCTGGAGGACGGCTGGGACATTACCACGCAG GTGGTGTCCCTGGTGCAGCTGCTGTCGGACCCCTTCTACCGCACCCTGGAGGGCTTCCGTCTGCTGGTGGAGAAGGAGTGGCTGTCCTTCGGCCACCGCTTCAGCCACCGCGGCGCCCACACCCTGGCTGGGCAGAGCAGCGGCttcactccagtcttcctgcagTTCCTGGACTGTGTGCACCAG ATCCATCTCCAGTTCCCCATGGAGTTCGAGTTCAGCCCTTTCTACCTCAAGTTCCTTGGCTACCATCACGTGTCTCGCCGCTTCCGGACCTTCCTGCTGGACTCCGACTATGAACGCATTGAGCTGG GACTGCTTTACGAGGAGAAGGGGGATCGCCGGGCCCCGCAGGCCTGCCGCTCGGTGTGGGAGTACGTGGAGCGGCTGAGCAAGCGGACGCCCGTGTTTTACAACTACATGTACGCGCCGGAGGACGCGGAG GTCCTGCGGCCCTACAGCAACGTGTCCAACCTGAAGGTGTGGGACTTCTACACCGAGGAGACGCTGGCCGAGGGCCCCCCGTACGACTGGGAACTGGCGCAGGGGCCCCCTGAGCCCCCGGAGGAAGAGCGGCCAGATGGGGGTGCCCCCCAGAGCAGGCGCCGGGTGGTGTGGCCCTGCTATGACAGCCGGCCCAGAGCCCAGCCCGACGCCATCTCCCGGCTCCTGGAG GAGATGCAGCGACTGGAGACTGAGCTGGGCCGACCCCCCGAGCGCTGGAAGGACGCCTGGGATCGGGTGAAGGCGGCCCAGCGCCTCGAGGGCCGGCCAGATGGACGT GGCACCCCCAGCTCCCTGCTGGTGTCCAGCGTGCCCCACCACCGCCGCTCGCTGGGTGTGTACCTGCAGGAGGGCCCTGTGGGCTCCACGCTGAGCCTCAGCCTGGACAGCGACCAGAGCAGCGGCTCTTCCGTGTCCAGCTCGCGGCAGGCAGCCCGCCGCAGCACCAGCACCCTCTACAGCCAGTTCCAGACGGCGGAGAGTGAGAACAG GTCCTACGAGGGCACCCTGTACAAGAAAGGTGCCTTCATGAAGCCCTGGAAGGCCCGCTGGTTTGTGCTGGACAAGACGAAGCACCAG CTGCGCTACTACGACCACCGCGCTGACACGGAGTGCAAGGGCGTCATCGACCTGGCCGAGGTGGAGGCTGTGGCGCCGGGCACGCCCGCCATGGGCGCCCCCAAGACCGTGGACGAGAAGGCTTTCTTTGAC GTGAAGACGACGCGTCGTGTTTACAACTTCTGTGCCCAGGACGTGCCGTCGGCCCAGCAATGGGTGGACCAGATCCAGAGCTGCCTGTCGGACGCCTGA